TGCTAATGATTGCACGCCGTTATTTGTTCAAGGTGGTGTGCTAGTAGTGCGCTCAACTCATCCAGAATTAATGCACTGTTTACGCGATCGTCAGACCGATATCTGTGAATATGTTTTAAAAACCACTGGAAAAATTATTACGCGCCTACAATTTCGCACGAGTTAATTGCCAGCATTTTTATTGCCGTTCGTGTTTTTATTTGTATTGCTGTTCTTATTGCTAGGTGAGTTGGTATTATTGGAGTTTGAATTTTTGTTACTGTTTGTATTACTATTATTTGTGTTAGTGTTGGTGCTACCAACACTGTAAGAAAACGACACGGTACTGGAAGTAACATTATCACGGTCGTTTGTTACGCGAACTGTTAATGAATGATTACCAGTGGTCAGAGAGGTTGGTACATAAGTGCTGGTAAAAGGTTGACTGGTTTTAGTATCAACTGGAATATTATCAATAATATATTCAACTTTTTTTATACTGCGATTTGTGCCCGGATTAATTCTAGCCGCCAATAAAAATGTTTTGCTAGTCAGTTTATCTCCACTAGCCGGAGAAATTATAGTAACAGTAGGGCTTTGATCAGCCGAGCGGAGATTACAATCTTCATATTCGGTTTTTTCTGTAATATAATCTGACTGTCCTTCCGCCCAGGCTTGAATAGCCTTTTCCCAAGATGAATACATTGGATCACTCTCTGGTTTGTCTGGTGCGGAACCAAGTGGGTCTTCTTTGCGCAGATACTGTAAGATGGTGTGTACTTCTTTAAACTCTTTCTTGACTTTAAACTCGGCTGGATATGTGTTCACACAACTATCTGGAATAATATGTTGTGTACCCTTATCAACATATTTTTCAACTGTCTCACCAATTGCGCCGCTTAAAACTGGCTTGTTAGCCTTAACCGCATCTGGGGCGGTAAAAGATTCATTCGGTAAACCCTCAAGAATCCGACTCATGTAGTCATTGGCAATTGGGGCGGCAATGATAACACCATCAGCCATATAATCCATCGCGTCATTATTGTTATTACCCGTCCAAATACCCGTGGCAAACGACGGTGTATACATTAATGTCCAAGCATCATGAAAATCTTGACTGGTGCCGGTTTTACCAGCAATCGTTTTTCCAGATATATTTAAAGCCGAAAAACCAGAGCGCGCGCCTTGGTCGGTTAAAACACTATTCAATTGTTTAACGGCATTTTTATCAACCACTTGAGAAGCAGAGTCGGTCCATTCATATAACACCTTACCAGTGCGATCTTCTACTTTTAAAATACTGGCTGTGGGATGGCGCTCACCTTCTCGAGCAAAGGTGGCAAAAGCCGAGGTGTGTTCTAATAATTTTACTTCACCACTCCCTAGCGCTAAAGCCAAACCATAAGTATCGCGATTTCCCAATGTGGTATAACCAAGACTATCGGCGGTATCGAGCACTTTATCTTTGCCAACCAAGTAGAGAGTTTTAACGGCAGGGATATTGAGAGATTGCCCCAAAGCGCGACGCATAGTAGTAGGACCAGAAGTACCCATACTGAAATTATGTGGGTGATAATTACCGCTTTCAGTTGGAAAATCAGTTTCTACATCAAACAAAGCAGTATTAGGATTGTAACCATTGGCAAAGGCGGTGGTATAGACAATAGGCTTAAAGGAAGAACCAGGTTGGCGCAGGCTGGTAGCGACATTAACTTGTCCATCATAATCAGCAGCATAATAATCTTTTGAACCAACCATGGCTAATATTTGACCCGTCTTGGCATCAAGAGAAACTAACGCGGCGTTGCTACCACCATATTTTTCAACCTTGACCATACCATCGGTAATAACCTGTTCAGCAATGGCCTGTTTATCATAATCCAGGGTGGTGGTTACTTTGAGACCTTGATTGATAAAGTTACTGCCAAAATCATCTTCTAGTTGGGTGATAACATAATCAACAAAATGTGGGGCATCTTTTTTGGCGGCGGTTTGCTTAATATCAACTGGTTCAAGCTTAGCGGCATCAGCCTGTTCTAGGGTGATGTATCCTTCCTCGGCCATACGCTCTAAAGTGAAATCTTTCCGTTCCAACAAAGCCTCCATTCCAGAATCAATTCGGCTGGGTTTTTGTGGTATGGCTGCCAAAAAAGCCGCTTGAGCCAAAGTCAGGTCAGCCGGACTCTTTTCAAAATAACTTTGGGCGCCAGCGGCCACGCCTAAATTTATACCACCATAAGACGCTTCGTTTAAATAAAATTCCAAAATCTGATCTTTACTGTATTTACGTTCTACCTCGATAGCCAAAATAAGCTCTTTTATTTTTCGCGACAGGCTTGATTCGTTACCAACAATAGCTAATTTAACAAATTGTTGAGTGATAGTTGATCCACCAACGCGACGTTCTGAAGATAAGGTAATGCCGGCGGAGCGGAGCAAAGCCAATGGGTCAAAACCGTGATGATTGTAAAAATTCTTATCCTCCAAGGCCACCGTCGCCTGTTTGAGATAAGGTGAAATAGCATCAATTTTTGTATAGGTGCGCCGGACGTCACGACCGGTTTCATAGAGCATGTGTTCACCACTGCGATCGTAGATTTTTGTACTCTCAGCAATCACGCGATTTTGTAATTCTTCAGTACTGGGTAGATCTTTGGCAAAATAGGCAAATACAGCGATGCCGGCTATCACCACCAAGGCTGTACCAATTAGTCCAATTAATACTAAACGTTTTAACCATTTTTTCCAGTTTTTCTTCACGTGTCCCTTAAATCCCTCTCGGCGTTTACTGGGGTGTGTTTTATCCATAGATAAAACACACTGTAGCAGAAAATGAGCGATCATGCTAGTGTAATATTATGGACATATTATTAGAAAGAGGCGTTGATACAATTTACCCATCACTAAAAAAACTCAAAGAAAAACTGGCCACTGGCGATAAACTTACCCTATATTTAGGAGTGGATCCAACCGGGGCATTATTACACATCGGTCATACAATACCTTTACGAAAACTAGCTCAATTTCAACAGGCGGGGCACAAAGTGATTTTATTAATGGGCGACTTTACGGCCGTTATTGGGGATCCGACTGGGAAAGATAAAACCCGTGTTCCTCTAACATCAGGGCAGATTTTAAAAAATGCCGAAACCTATAAAGAGCAAGCCAGTAAAATTTTAGATTTTAATCACCCAATCAATCCAGTTGAAATTCGTTATAACAGTACCTGGTTGGCCAAACTTACTTTCACTGAGGTTATAAAACTGGCCGCACATTTTACCGTGCAACAAATGTTAGAACGAGACATGTTTGAACGGCGCATTAAACATGGGCAGCCCATTTCACTGCATGAGTTTTTGTATCCTTTGATGCAGGGTTATGATTCTGTGGCGATGGATGTTGATTTAGAAGTTGGTGGGACAGATCAAACGTTTAATATGTTGGCCGGAAGAACTTTACAACGCGAAATCAATCAACGGGAAAAATTTGTTATCACCGTGCCGTTATTGGCTGATGCCAATGGAGTAAAAATCGGCAAGTCAGAAGGTAATGTGATTGCCATTACGGCTAAACCGGCCGATTTATATGGCAAAATTATGGCTTTAGGTGACGATGTAGTAGAACAGTGTTTTGAATTATGCACCGATCTACCCATGACTGAAATTAAACAAATTGTTCAAGGCAATCCGAAACAAGCCAAGATGAGATTAGCTCGTGAAATTGTTACTATTTATCATTCAGCTGAAGCCGCGGCGCAAGCTGAACAGGAATTTAACACAGTGTTTTCCAAACACGGTAAACCGAGTGACATACCAAACAAATTAATTCCAAACACTACTGAGCCACCGGCGATACTTGTGGAACTAGCTCTGGCCGAAAATAAATCTGCGGCGAAACGATTATTTGAACAAGGGGGAGTAAAAATAAATGATCAAAAAATAACCGATTGGAAAAAACCGTTAGTGTTAAAATCCGGCGATGTGATTCAAGTTGGAAAAAGAAATTTTATCGCAGTGTACGAATAATATTCGTACACTGCGATTTACAAATGTACTCTATAAAAGTTCGCAGCTTCTTCCGGTGGGATCGGATTTATAATTAAACCAGACCCGATTTCAACGCCAGCCCACGCCGAACCACGTGGGATTATCTTCATGTAGAGATGTTGATCGGGGTCGGCGACTAATTGATGAAAATAATAATTGTACGGTAAATGCAATTCATGATTAATGGTGCGCAATAATTTCTTCATAATATTTGCCCATGAATAACGCTCGGAATGCGTTAGTAGGGTGATATTGTCACGGTGCTGCTTAGGCAATATCCAAACCTCGTAATTATGCATGGAAGCATATGGGCAAAAGGCGATCACATTTTTATCAGCCCAAACAAAACGAGCACTGACAGCCTCTTTCTTAATAACGTCACAATAAATACAATCTCCAAACATGGAGCGATGAATTTGCACACGATTGGATTTATCTAAGATATGGGGTGGTACAAACTCTGTCGCGAAAATTTGTGAGTGGGAGTGACAGAGTGATGCTCCGGCTCGACCACCGGCATTCTTAAAAATCAACACATAACGCAAACGCTTATTTTTAGCTAAACTTTTGGTGCGGCGCGCATAACACTCCAGAATTTCAGCCACTTGTTTGGTGGGTAAATCTTCCAGATGAGTGTTTGGATCAGGTGTTTCAATTACCAGTTCCTGTTCTCCATAAGCCTGATCATTATCCGGGGAAACTGCCGGGAAGCCATTTTTAATAACACACACGCGCCAATGTTTTTTTCCGCCAACCACCAGCAGCATGGTTTCATGAACAATATTGTGTGGTGAAAAGCGACTATCTTCCGGACGCACTAACGGGCACTCATCGCCAGACGAATCATTGAATTGATTAGGACGCAAAATTCGACCCGGCGCAATTAAGACATATTTTTCTTGGATGTAATCTTTACGAATTTGCGCCCTAAGCTTCTTCATAATCACTCTTGGTTGGATCAATTAAAAAACCGGCCAAATCTTTTTTGCCCACCAACACAGGATAAATTAGTATTTTTCGATCAACTAAACTAGCAATTGTATCGATATGGCGATTACGTAAATGGAGGTGCAATTTAACATACGGCCGAACACTGATTCCATTAGTGGCCGGGATAACACGAATATCATACAAGCCCGGGATTTGTTTACGCAGTTTTGGCGTAATGGTGGTACGAATGGTTTCGCGAACTTTTTGAAAATTATGTTTTGTCAGTTCTAATTTAGGAAACAATTTTTTGAATTGAGTATAAACAGTATATAAACCCAATTTTTTTGCAACAGAAATATCTATGGCCGTGGTGCGAGCGCCAGTATCAATTTTGGCTTTACGGCGAATAAATTTTTTGGTACCAGGTAAAAAAATTTTTACTTCTTCGGCTAGACCAATAATAGTTTTTTTTGGCATAAAATTATTTCTTATTACGGTTAGGGTTAATCAAAAAACCGGCTAGATCTCTGCGGCCAATCACCATGGGATGAGATAATTTATTATCCAAAGCGACCGCGACGGTACTAGTTAAACGGCGACCACCTAAATCGAAAGCGAGCGGCAGTTTAGGGCGAATAAGATATTGACCCTCAGACCGAACCGCCGCCACATCTACCCAATCGGACTGGAGGGCTAATATTTTAGTGCGAAAATTATCTTCGGCGGCTTGAGCTCGATCAACGGCCACGCTAGCGGGTAGCTGCAGGGTTTGTATAGCTGCCAGTGCCTCCGTAAAACCTAATTTAATAGCGGTATCTTTTGTGATGGTGGTTGATGTTAAACCGGTATCAATGAGGGCACGTACCGGCATGGCTATAGCATTTTTACCCTGTACTGTAACCGGTTCATAAATTCCCAAGACCGGATTCAACAGATCGCTTTCACCATCTTGTTTGGCGAATAACTGTTTGCAAACACTCAAGCCTTTAGTAGCACTGGTAATAGTTAAGCCAGCCACGCGGTCAAGCCGATCACGCAAGGTAATCCGATTGGCATTTTGAATCTCTAAACCAGGATGAGCATTAACTTCTAAAATCATCGGCCCATACTGTTTATCTAAAACAATATCAACACCCGCATAACCTAAACCAACTGCCTTAGCTGCTTCAATGCTGATACGCAGAATATTATCCCAATCTGGAATTTTAATATTACTCAGTGGTGTATTAAAATCTGGATGCAGACTGATTTGCCCCAATTGTTTAGCTGTCGCAAAGGTGGTCGTGCCATTAACTAAATCAACTCCAACGCCAATGCCACCTAAATGCAAATTAGCTTTTCCGTCAGATTGCTTGGTCGGTAGCCGCAGCATGGCCATAACTGGAACTGAGTTAAACACTAATATTCGAATATCCGGTACCCCTTGATATGAGACATTTTTAAATACCTCAGCTAACCGTAACCGCTCTTCACAGTAGGCGATATCAGGAATATTCGATAAAGAAAAGTTACCATCTAAAATATTACTGGTATGCCGCTGTAAATCGGCAATATCATAAACGTTTTCGCCGGTACTAATCCAGTGGCCTTGTTTATCTTTGCCATAGAGAATCACAATACCACCACCACCCAAACCGAAGTTTGGTTTCAAAACAAAGCTGCTCGGTAAACTTGACCAATCAAAATTAAATAATTCTTTACGATTTTTAATAACGCCGAATAACTTAGCCGAAGGCAAACCGGCGGCAAATAATTTTTCTTTTGTGGCCAATTTGTTATTAGCCGTTTTGACGGCCTGACCACTGTTGTATGGGTGGATGAATACCAAGTTTCTGGCATTCATACCGAGAACCTTGCCCATTAGGGTTGTTGTTTACCAATAAAAAGTTTGCGGAAGCGGAAGTATTCGATGACGCGTAAACCGGAGAAGCGACCCAACACGATATTAATCACTAAAGTTAATAGAATCAATTCCGGATAACCCATTAACAAAGTCGAGAACTCATCCCAAGTGATAATCAAATAACTAATGATGGCCAGAGCTAAGGTTTCGGCCGTTAGAAAAATAGCTTGGCGATTACCTTGTTCAATTTGCACTTCAACAAACTTTTCTGTTAGCGTCATCATCACCAAGATCGGGAAAATAGAAATAGCTAAAATGTCAGTCTCACCATACAGGGCAGATAATATTAAGGCACCGAACAAAGTTACACTGACAATGGTTAGAACAATGGCCATACGGGGTAAATACAAAATGCGTAACCGCCGCGCAGCGATCCGCGCTAGCGTAGCGGCCCCCAAGAGCAGCAAAAATGCCAAAACACCATATCTTAATCCGGTGATTGTAAAAGATAGCGTCATAACGGTGGGCACATATATACCAAAAGCCTTCACTCCCACCACTTGCCGACCAAAGGAAATCAATGTCGCTACCACTGGTAAAGCCAGTAATAAAAATATTGTGTCCGAACCGACACCATTGTTGATCAAATAATTTACACCGTAGGAAATAAAGTTAAACGGTGTAATCTGCTCCAAAGCGCGTTGGCTATGACGGCCGATCAATTGATAATCAATATTTTCTTGTTGTAGCCCTCCAACCAACTGGTCAACGGTCGGGTTAGCCAGAATAGATTCTAAAGCCGGCGGGGTAGTTAACATTATGTACTGTGGTACCAGCGCATTGTAAGTCGTTTGGGCGATACGGCCCAAAGCGCCACTACTAGGACGATCACTAATTTGGATGATGGCTTTTTGGGCAAAACTAATCATGCCTGACGTATCAGCTGAGCCACTACTGTTTAATATTCGACCCAACTCGGCGAGAGAATCTAATCCAATATTCTGCGCCGTCCAGACAATTACCACCTTGGCTTGAGAAATATCAGTTTCAGAAGATACTAACTGTTCAGCAATATTACGGGTTAGAACGTAATCTAAGTTTGAATCATTGCGCGGCCGAACTATTACTAACAAAGTACCATTACGTTGGGCATATTGGCGGTAGTATCTAGCCTGATCACGACTGACGCTATCATCGGTAATAAGTAAAACGACATCTTTGGCGACAGAAACAAGTAAATCATCTCGTACCGTTTGATCGCCAGAGGTAATAGTTAAGTTGGCTTTATATGTACCGGATTGAGCATAAATATGAGACGCATCGATACCTTGAAAGCTTTGGCCATCACCAAAATCCCATTTATAGGTTAACGTGCTATCACTCGGGCCGCTGGAAGCGGATGCATCAAATAATACGTTTCGACCCACGGCCA
This portion of the Patescibacteria group bacterium genome encodes:
- a CDS encoding transglycosylase domain-containing protein; its protein translation is MDKTHPSKRREGFKGHVKKNWKKWLKRLVLIGLIGTALVVIAGIAVFAYFAKDLPSTEELQNRVIAESTKIYDRSGEHMLYETGRDVRRTYTKIDAISPYLKQATVALEDKNFYNHHGFDPLALLRSAGITLSSERRVGGSTITQQFVKLAIVGNESSLSRKIKELILAIEVERKYSKDQILEFYLNEASYGGINLGVAAGAQSYFEKSPADLTLAQAAFLAAIPQKPSRIDSGMEALLERKDFTLERMAEEGYITLEQADAAKLEPVDIKQTAAKKDAPHFVDYVITQLEDDFGSNFINQGLKVTTTLDYDKQAIAEQVITDGMVKVEKYGGSNAALVSLDAKTGQILAMVGSKDYYAADYDGQVNVATSLRQPGSSFKPIVYTTAFANGYNPNTALFDVETDFPTESGNYHPHNFSMGTSGPTTMRRALGQSLNIPAVKTLYLVGKDKVLDTADSLGYTTLGNRDTYGLALALGSGEVKLLEHTSAFATFAREGERHPTASILKVEDRTGKVLYEWTDSASQVVDKNAVKQLNSVLTDQGARSGFSALNISGKTIAGKTGTSQDFHDAWTLMYTPSFATGIWTGNNNNDAMDYMADGVIIAAPIANDYMSRILEGLPNESFTAPDAVKANKPVLSGAIGETVEKYVDKGTQHIIPDSCVNTYPAEFKVKKEFKEVHTILQYLRKEDPLGSAPDKPESDPMYSSWEKAIQAWAEGQSDYITEKTEYEDCNLRSADQSPTVTIISPASGDKLTSKTFLLAARINPGTNRSIKKVEYIIDNIPVDTKTSQPFTSTYVPTSLTTGNHSLTVRVTNDRDNVTSSTVSFSYSVGSTNTNTNNSNTNSNKNSNSNNTNSPSNKNSNTNKNTNGNKNAGN
- a CDS encoding DUF4931 domain-containing protein, encoding MKKLRAQIRKDYIQEKYVLIAPGRILRPNQFNDSSGDECPLVRPEDSRFSPHNIVHETMLLVVGGKKHWRVCVIKNGFPAVSPDNDQAYGEQELVIETPDPNTHLEDLPTKQVAEILECYARRTKSLAKNKRLRYVLIFKNAGGRAGASLCHSHSQIFATEFVPPHILDKSNRVQIHRSMFGDCIYCDVIKKEAVSARFVWADKNVIAFCPYASMHNYEVWILPKQHRDNITLLTHSERYSWANIMKKLLRTINHELHLPYNYYFHQLVADPDQHLYMKIIPRGSAWAGVEIGSGLIINPIPPEEAANFYRVHL
- a CDS encoding 7TM domain-containing protein, with protein sequence MSRYIILSALLYVPILTSAQTDSVVEEIITPAPLIANAGPDKNVAVGRNVLFDASASSGPSDSTLTYKWDFGDGQSFQGIDASHIYAQSGTYKANLTITSGDQTVRDDLLVSVAKDVVLLITDDSVSRDQARYYRQYAQRNGTLLVIVRPRNDSNLDYVLTRNIAEQLVSSETDISQAKVVIVWTAQNIGLDSLAELGRILNSSGSADTSGMISFAQKAIIQISDRPSSGALGRIAQTTYNALVPQYIMLTTPPALESILANPTVDQLVGGLQQENIDYQLIGRHSQRALEQITPFNFISYGVNYLINNGVGSDTIFLLLALPVVATLISFGRQVVGVKAFGIYVPTVMTLSFTITGLRYGVLAFLLLLGAATLARIAARRLRILYLPRMAIVLTIVSVTLFGALILSALYGETDILAISIFPILVMMTLTEKFVEVQIEQGNRQAIFLTAETLALAIISYLIITWDEFSTLLMGYPELILLTLVINIVLGRFSGLRVIEYFRFRKLFIGKQQP
- a CDS encoding DciA family protein is translated as MQAISKQDILKRLNQAGVANTVQAAMVVEAFQLYLASEFPDINANDCTPLFVQGGVLVVRSTHPELMHCLRDRQTDICEYVLKTTGKIITRLQFRTS
- the tyrS gene encoding tyrosine--tRNA ligase, which gives rise to MDILLERGVDTIYPSLKKLKEKLATGDKLTLYLGVDPTGALLHIGHTIPLRKLAQFQQAGHKVILLMGDFTAVIGDPTGKDKTRVPLTSGQILKNAETYKEQASKILDFNHPINPVEIRYNSTWLAKLTFTEVIKLAAHFTVQQMLERDMFERRIKHGQPISLHEFLYPLMQGYDSVAMDVDLEVGGTDQTFNMLAGRTLQREINQREKFVITVPLLADANGVKIGKSEGNVIAITAKPADLYGKIMALGDDVVEQCFELCTDLPMTEIKQIVQGNPKQAKMRLAREIVTIYHSAEAAAQAEQEFNTVFSKHGKPSDIPNKLIPNTTEPPAILVELALAENKSAAKRLFEQGGVKINDQKITDWKKPLVLKSGDVIQVGKRNFIAVYE
- a CDS encoding sugar-transfer associated ATP-grasp domain-containing protein, yielding MGKVLGMNARNLVFIHPYNSGQAVKTANNKLATKEKLFAAGLPSAKLFGVIKNRKELFNFDWSSLPSSFVLKPNFGLGGGGIVILYGKDKQGHWISTGENVYDIADLQRHTSNILDGNFSLSNIPDIAYCEERLRLAEVFKNVSYQGVPDIRILVFNSVPVMAMLRLPTKQSDGKANLHLGGIGVGVDLVNGTTTFATAKQLGQISLHPDFNTPLSNIKIPDWDNILRISIEAAKAVGLGYAGVDIVLDKQYGPMILEVNAHPGLEIQNANRITLRDRLDRVAGLTITSATKGLSVCKQLFAKQDGESDLLNPVLGIYEPVTVQGKNAIAMPVRALIDTGLTSTTITKDTAIKLGFTEALAAIQTLQLPASVAVDRAQAAEDNFRTKILALQSDWVDVAAVRSEGQYLIRPKLPLAFDLGGRRLTSTVAVALDNKLSHPMVIGRRDLAGFLINPNRNKK